One window of the Pseudomonas sp. S04 genome contains the following:
- a CDS encoding ArsR/SmtB family transcription factor has product MNLRAPSIRPDDCDELAALCKAGGDPLRLNVLRALANDSFGVLELAQIFATGQSGMSHHLKVLAQADLVATRREGNAIFYRRALPHTELPGGKLHAALLEEVDNLTLPSDVQSRITQVHGQRAAASQDFFSRVAEKFRAQQDLIAGLPQYRESVLALLDKLSFSDMATAIEVGPGDGSFLPELARRFSQVTALDNSPAMLELARQVCERERLTNVSLQLADALNGVSLAADCVVLNMVLHHFAAPADALKHMAGLLQPGGSLLVTDLCSHNQSWAREACGDLWLGFEQDDLARWATAAGLVPGESLYVGLRNGFQIQVRHFQRPAGDTHHR; this is encoded by the coding sequence ATGAACCTACGCGCGCCTTCCATTCGCCCTGACGATTGTGATGAGCTGGCGGCCCTGTGCAAGGCCGGCGGCGATCCCTTGCGCCTGAATGTATTGCGCGCCCTGGCCAATGACTCGTTTGGCGTGCTGGAACTGGCGCAGATCTTTGCCACCGGCCAATCGGGCATGAGCCACCACCTCAAAGTGCTGGCCCAGGCCGACCTGGTGGCGACTCGCCGTGAAGGCAATGCGATTTTTTATCGACGCGCCCTGCCCCACACCGAATTGCCAGGCGGCAAGCTGCATGCGGCCCTGCTTGAAGAAGTCGACAACCTGACCCTGCCCAGTGACGTGCAATCACGCATCACACAGGTTCACGGGCAAAGGGCTGCCGCAAGCCAGGATTTTTTCTCACGGGTTGCGGAGAAGTTTCGCGCCCAACAAGACTTGATTGCCGGCCTGCCGCAGTACCGCGAAAGTGTGCTGGCGCTGCTCGACAAACTCAGCTTCAGTGACATGGCCACGGCGATTGAAGTCGGCCCCGGGGATGGCAGTTTTCTCCCGGAACTGGCCCGGCGCTTCAGTCAGGTCACGGCGCTCGACAACAGCCCGGCGATGCTCGAACTGGCGCGCCAGGTGTGTGAACGGGAAAGGTTGACTAACGTCAGCCTGCAACTGGCCGATGCCTTGAATGGCGTGAGCCTGGCAGCCGACTGTGTGGTACTGAACATGGTCCTGCACCATTTCGCCGCCCCGGCTGATGCGCTCAAGCACATGGCTGGCTTGCTACAACCAGGCGGCAGCCTGCTCGTGACAGATTTATGCAGTCACAACCAAAGTTGGGCCAGGGAGGCCTGCGGTGATCTTTGGTTGGGGTTTGAACAGGACGATCTGGCCCGTTGGGCCACCGCTGCGGGACTCGTTCCCGGGGAAAGTCTCTATGTAGGCTTACGTAATGGTTTCCAGATCCAGGTCCGCCATTTTCAGCGACCGGCTGGCGACACTCACCATCGGTAA
- the metK gene encoding methionine adenosyltransferase, which produces MSEYSLFTSESVSEGHPDKIADQISDAVLDAIIAEDKFARVACETLVKTGVAIIAGEVTTSAWVDLEQIVRDVITDIGYTSSDVGFDGATCGVMNIIGKQSPDINQGVDRAKPEDQGAGDQGLMFGYASNETEVLMPAPITFSHQLVQRQAEARKSGLLPWLRPDAKSQVTCRYEGGKVVGIDAVVLSTQHNPDVSYKDLREGVMELIVKHVLPAELLSKDTQFHINPTGQFIIGGPVGDCGLTGRKIIVDSYGGMARHGGGAFSGKDPSKVDRSAAYAGRYVAKNIVAAGLAERCEIQVSYAIGVAQPTSISLNTFGTGKISDDKIVKLVREVFDLRPYAITKMLDLLHPMYQETAAYGHFGRTPQTKTVGEDTFTTFTWEKTDRADALRAAAGL; this is translated from the coding sequence ATGAGCGAATACTCCCTTTTCACCTCCGAGTCCGTGTCTGAAGGGCATCCGGACAAAATCGCCGACCAGATTTCTGATGCGGTGCTGGACGCAATCATTGCTGAAGACAAGTTCGCCCGTGTGGCGTGCGAGACTCTGGTGAAAACGGGCGTGGCGATCATCGCCGGCGAAGTCACTACCTCGGCCTGGGTTGACCTGGAGCAGATCGTTCGTGACGTCATCACCGACATCGGCTACACCAGCTCCGACGTCGGTTTCGACGGCGCAACCTGCGGCGTGATGAACATCATCGGCAAGCAGTCCCCCGACATCAACCAGGGTGTCGACCGCGCCAAGCCAGAAGACCAGGGCGCCGGCGACCAGGGCCTGATGTTCGGCTACGCCAGCAACGAAACCGAAGTGCTGATGCCAGCGCCGATCACCTTCTCGCACCAGCTTGTACAAAGGCAAGCCGAAGCCCGTAAATCCGGGCTGTTGCCGTGGCTGCGCCCGGATGCCAAGTCCCAGGTTACCTGCCGCTACGAAGGCGGCAAGGTCGTCGGCATCGACGCCGTCGTCCTGTCGACCCAGCACAACCCGGACGTGTCGTACAAAGACCTGCGCGAAGGCGTGATGGAGCTGATCGTCAAGCATGTACTGCCGGCCGAACTGCTGAGCAAGGACACCCAGTTCCACATCAACCCGACTGGCCAGTTCATCATTGGTGGCCCGGTTGGCGACTGCGGCCTGACCGGTCGCAAGATCATCGTCGACAGCTACGGCGGCATGGCCCGTCACGGCGGCGGCGCGTTCTCCGGCAAGGATCCATCGAAGGTTGACCGTTCGGCTGCCTACGCCGGTCGCTACGTGGCCAAGAACATCGTGGCCGCCGGTCTGGCCGAGCGTTGCGAGATCCAGGTGTCCTACGCCATCGGCGTCGCTCAGCCTACCTCGATCTCGCTGAACACCTTCGGCACCGGCAAGATCAGCGACGACAAGATCGTCAAGCTGGTGCGCGAAGTGTTCGACCTGCGTCCATACGCCATCACCAAAATGCTCGACCTGCTGCACCCGATGTACCAGGAAACCGCAGCCTACGGCCACTTCGGCCGCACGCCGCAAACCAAGACCGTGGGCGAAGACACCTTCACCACGTTCACCTGGGAAAAAACCGACCGCGCCGACGCCTTGCGCGCTGCTGCCGGCCTGTAA
- a CDS encoding DUF1090 domain-containing protein gives MKRLSPLALLTLCSVLAAPLMAAEQAPELTGCAAKRQSISTQIEQAKAHGNAEQQAGLEKALSEVTAHCTDASLKKERESKVLDAKHEVSKRQADLDKAMKKGDPEKINKRKDKLAESRKELQEALDELDK, from the coding sequence ATGAAACGTCTTTCACCGCTCGCCCTGTTGACCCTGTGCAGCGTCCTGGCTGCCCCCCTGATGGCGGCCGAACAAGCCCCGGAACTCACCGGCTGCGCCGCCAAGCGCCAGTCCATCAGCACCCAGATCGAGCAGGCCAAGGCCCACGGTAATGCCGAGCAACAGGCTGGCCTGGAAAAGGCCCTGAGCGAAGTCACCGCCCACTGCACCGATGCCTCCCTGAAAAAAGAACGCGAAAGCAAGGTGCTCGATGCCAAGCACGAGGTCAGCAAGCGTCAGGCCGACCTCGACAAGGCGATGAAAAAGGGCGATCCGGAGAAGATCAACAAACGCAAAGACAAACTCGCCGAGTCCCGCAAGGAATTGCAGGAAGCGCTGGACGAGCTGGATAAGTAA
- the ligB gene encoding NAD-dependent DNA ligase LigB, with the protein MPVRSPLLLGLCLGSVCLLANASPCPDWPAERAGAEIEALQQQLQRWDERYHRQGQSPVADELYDQSRARLSAWRSCFNTHAATDNPLLTARGTLAHPTPHTGLDKLSDGQAVKDWLASRQQVWVQPKVDGVAVTLVYQQGRLTQAISRGDGILGQDWTAQARKLSAVPQQLPKAIDLLVQGELYWRLTDHVQATAGSRNARSSVAGLMARKTLQPQEADGIGLFVWDWPQGPVELPVRAAALTALGFNDTQPFSQPIQTFADAERWREHWYRTPLPFATDGIVLRQQQRPSAERWQARSPYWAIAWKYPFAQALAEVRKVHFKTGRTGRITPVLELVPFTLDDRQIKRVSVSSLQRWQRLDIRPGDHVAISLAGLTIPRLDSVVLRSTERAQVPVPRAEDFHPLSCWQPTPGCENQFLARLTWLSGKQGLALAQVGPGTWEKLVKAGRIKGLLDWLTLDAQELATIDGFGERNSARLLESLQRARQQPFTRWLKALGVPPTGAANLAGPWQLLAQRDTAQWLAEGAIGPGRAAQLSAFFRDPHVQALSEQLRAAGIDGFE; encoded by the coding sequence ATGCCGGTTCGCTCCCCCCTGTTGCTCGGCCTATGCCTGGGCAGCGTCTGCCTGCTGGCCAATGCCAGCCCCTGCCCCGATTGGCCGGCCGAGCGTGCCGGGGCTGAAATCGAGGCCTTGCAGCAACAGCTCCAGCGCTGGGACGAGCGCTATCACCGCCAGGGCCAGTCACCGGTGGCGGATGAACTCTATGACCAGTCCCGCGCCCGGCTCAGCGCCTGGCGTAGCTGCTTCAATACCCACGCGGCAACCGACAATCCGTTACTGACCGCTCGCGGCACCCTGGCCCACCCCACGCCCCATACCGGCCTGGACAAACTCAGCGACGGCCAGGCCGTCAAAGACTGGCTAGCCTCACGCCAGCAGGTCTGGGTGCAACCCAAGGTCGACGGGGTGGCCGTGACCCTGGTTTACCAGCAGGGCCGACTGACCCAGGCGATCAGTCGGGGCGACGGCATCCTGGGGCAGGACTGGACCGCCCAGGCCCGCAAGCTCAGCGCCGTCCCCCAGCAATTGCCGAAAGCCATCGACCTGCTGGTGCAGGGCGAGCTCTATTGGCGCCTGACCGATCACGTGCAGGCCACGGCAGGCAGCCGCAATGCCCGCAGCAGCGTGGCCGGGCTGATGGCCCGCAAGACCCTGCAGCCCCAGGAGGCCGACGGGATCGGTCTGTTTGTCTGGGACTGGCCCCAGGGCCCCGTCGAGCTACCGGTCCGTGCCGCAGCCCTGACTGCCCTGGGATTCAACGACACGCAGCCCTTCAGCCAACCGATCCAGACCTTTGCCGATGCCGAGCGCTGGCGTGAGCATTGGTATCGCACGCCGCTGCCGTTCGCCACGGACGGCATCGTCCTGCGCCAGCAACAACGACCGTCCGCCGAACGCTGGCAAGCCAGGTCGCCCTATTGGGCCATCGCCTGGAAATACCCCTTCGCCCAGGCCCTGGCCGAGGTCCGCAAGGTGCACTTCAAGACCGGGCGCACCGGACGCATCACCCCGGTGCTGGAGCTTGTGCCCTTTACGCTCGATGACCGGCAGATCAAACGAGTGAGCGTCAGTTCACTGCAACGTTGGCAACGCCTGGATATCCGCCCTGGCGATCATGTCGCGATCAGTCTGGCGGGCCTGACCATCCCGCGACTCGACAGCGTGGTACTGCGCAGCACCGAACGCGCCCAGGTCCCGGTGCCGCGCGCTGAAGACTTTCATCCACTGAGTTGCTGGCAACCGACGCCCGGTTGTGAAAACCAGTTCCTGGCGCGCCTGACCTGGCTCAGTGGCAAGCAGGGCCTGGCCTTGGCGCAGGTAGGCCCCGGCACTTGGGAGAAGCTGGTCAAGGCTGGCCGTATCAAAGGGTTACTGGATTGGTTGACCCTCGATGCCCAAGAGCTTGCTACCATTGACGGTTTCGGCGAGCGCAACAGCGCACGCCTGCTGGAGAGCCTGCAACGTGCCCGTCAGCAACCATTCACCCGCTGGCTCAAGGCCTTGGGGGTTCCGCCCACGGGCGCGGCCAATCTGGCAGGTCCATGGCAGTTGCTGGCACAGCGAGACACCGCTCAATGGTTAGCCGAAGGTGCAATCGGCCCGGGCCGCGCGGCGCAGTTAAGCGCCTTTTTTCGCGACCCGCATGTGCAGGCCTTGAGCGAACAATTACGGGCTGCCGGTATCGACGGGTTTGAGTGA
- the tkt gene encoding transketolase, translating to MPSRRERANAIRALSMDAVQKANSGHPGAPMGMADIAEVLWRDYLKHNPSNPSFADRDRFVLSNGHGSMLIYSLLHLTGYDLSIDDLKNFRQLHSRTPGHPEFGYTPGVETTTGPLGQGLANAVGFALAEKVLAAQFNRPGHNIVDHHTYVFLGDGCMMEGISHEVASLAGTLGLGKLIAFYDDNGISIDGEVEGWFTDDTPKRFEAYNWQVIRNVDGHDPEEIKTAIETARKSEQPTLICCKTTIGFGSPNKQGKEDCHGAPLGDAEIALTRAALKWNHGPFEIPADIYAEWDAKESGRAVESEWDQRFAAYSAAFPSEANELIRRLSGELPADFSEKASAYIAEVAAKGETIASRKASQNALNAFGPLLPEVLGGSADLAGSNLTLWKGCKGVSAEDASGNYMYYGVREFGMSAIMNGVALHGGLVPYGATFLMFMEYARNAVRMAALMKKRVIHVYTHDSIGLGEDGPTHQPVEQLTSLRTTPNLDTWRPSDAVESAVAWKHAIERKDGPSALVFSRQNLQHQVRTDAQIADISRGGYVLKDCVGEPELILISTGSEVGLTVQAYDKLTEQGRKVRVVSMPCTSVFEAQDAGYKQSVLPLQVSARIAIEAAHADYWYKYVGLEGRVIGMTTYGESAPAPALFEEFGFTLENILGQAEELLED from the coding sequence ATGCCCAGCCGTCGTGAGCGTGCCAACGCCATTCGTGCCCTCAGCATGGATGCCGTGCAAAAAGCCAACAGCGGCCATCCCGGTGCCCCTATGGGTATGGCGGATATCGCCGAAGTACTTTGGCGTGACTACCTCAAGCACAACCCGAGCAATCCATCGTTCGCCGACCGTGACCGCTTCGTGCTGTCCAACGGTCATGGCTCGATGTTGATCTACTCGCTGCTGCATCTGACTGGCTACGACCTGTCGATCGATGACCTGAAAAACTTCCGTCAACTGCACAGCCGTACCCCGGGCCACCCGGAGTTCGGTTACACCCCGGGCGTTGAAACCACCACTGGCCCGCTGGGTCAGGGCCTGGCCAACGCTGTGGGCTTCGCCCTGGCGGAAAAAGTCCTGGCGGCGCAGTTCAACCGTCCTGGGCACAACATTGTCGACCACCACACCTATGTGTTCCTGGGTGATGGCTGCATGATGGAAGGCATTTCCCACGAAGTCGCTTCCCTGGCCGGTACCCTGGGCCTGGGCAAGCTGATCGCCTTCTACGATGACAACGGCATCTCCATCGACGGCGAAGTCGAAGGCTGGTTCACCGACGACACGCCCAAGCGTTTCGAAGCCTACAACTGGCAGGTGATCCGCAACGTTGACGGTCACGACCCGGAAGAGATCAAGACCGCGATCGAGACTGCCCGCAAAAGCGAGCAGCCGACCCTGATCTGCTGCAAGACCACCATCGGCTTCGGTTCGCCGAACAAGCAAGGCAAGGAAGACTGCCACGGCGCCCCACTGGGTGACGCGGAAATCGCCCTGACCCGTGCGGCGCTGAAATGGAACCACGGTCCGTTCGAAATCCCGGCCGACATCTACGCCGAATGGGATGCCAAGGAAAGCGGCCGCGCCGTCGAATCCGAGTGGGATCAGCGGTTTGCTGCCTATTCTGCCGCGTTCCCGAGCGAAGCCAACGAACTGATCCGTCGCCTGAGCGGTGAGCTGCCGGCTGACTTCTCGGAAAAAGCCTCGGCCTACATCGCCGAAGTCGCTGCCAAGGGCGAAACCATCGCCAGCCGTAAAGCCAGCCAGAACGCCCTGAACGCGTTCGGCCCGCTGTTGCCGGAAGTGCTCGGCGGTTCGGCTGACCTGGCCGGTTCCAACCTAACCCTGTGGAAAGGTTGCAAGGGCGTCAGCGCTGAAGACGCCAGCGGCAACTACATGTACTACGGCGTGCGCGAGTTCGGCATGAGCGCCATCATGAACGGTGTTGCCCTGCACGGCGGCCTGGTGCCTTACGGCGCGACCTTCCTGATGTTCATGGAATACGCCCGCAATGCGGTACGCATGGCGGCGCTGATGAAAAAGCGTGTGATCCATGTCTACACCCACGACTCCATTGGCCTGGGCGAAGACGGTCCGACCCACCAGCCGGTCGAGCAACTGACCAGCCTGCGGACCACGCCAAACCTGGACACCTGGCGCCCATCCGACGCGGTCGAATCGGCCGTGGCCTGGAAGCATGCAATTGAGCGCAAGGACGGTCCTTCGGCGTTGGTCTTCTCGCGTCAGAACCTGCAACACCAGGTTCGTACCGACGCGCAGATCGCCGACATCAGCCGTGGCGGCTATGTGCTCAAGGACTGTGTCGGCGAGCCGGAACTGATCCTGATCTCCACCGGTTCCGAAGTGGGCCTGACCGTTCAGGCGTACGACAAACTGACCGAGCAGGGTCGCAAAGTGCGTGTGGTTTCCATGCCGTGCACCAGCGTCTTCGAAGCCCAGGACGCCGGCTACAAGCAATCGGTCCTGCCGTTGCAGGTCAGCGCCCGTATCGCCATCGAGGCGGCTCACGCCGACTACTGGTACAAGTACGTGGGCCTGGAAGGCCGCGTCATCGGCATGACCACCTACGGCGAGTCGGCACCTGCGCCAGCCTTGTTCGAAGAGTTCGGCTTTACCCTGGAGAACATCCTGGGCCAGGCTGAAGAGCTGCTGGAAGACTGA